The nucleotide window CTTTCCACATGACTGTCCTGCGTTTTATCGGTTGTAGTGGTTGATCGTGTAATGGTGCCTGTTCAGCTGCTTTCTGCAGGATGTTTTGGAAGATCTGATCTTTCCGTGCATCGTCTGCCGGTGCTGCAAAAGCTTTACTGATCAAAGCCTGCTCAATAACCTGCTGTAGCGTTTCTTCCTGTTCTTTCTGCTTCAGATAATGGATCAATTCTTCCAGTTCTTCCACAGCAAGGGTATTATTAAGATATCGTTGTAACAGTTCTTTCAAATGTGTCTGATCCATTTTAGCCGATGGTGCTGTTTTCAATAAAGACACCAGAAAAATGCGGTGGTATGAGTGGTAATAAAAAAAAATTTCAGCGGGTGCGGGCGGCCAGGAAATAGCAGATGAGCAGCATTTCTATGGTCGCGTGGTGGCGGAGATAAGTGCGGATGATATGGAGCGCTTTGTTCATATGGCTTTTGACAGTATGCCGGGAGATGTGCAGGGTGTTGGCAATTTCCTCCTGGCTCAGCCCCTGCTGACGGCTCATACAATAAACGGTGCGTTGTTGTGGTGGCAGCTGTTCTACGGCTTCTTCCACCAGTTTTTCCAGTTCATTGCACAGCAGCTGTTTGTCGGGCGTATCAGTGGCTGCCACGGTAGCCTGAGCATAGTCCAGCAGATGATCGGTAAAAGCTTCGAATTTG belongs to Chitinophaga sp. HK235 and includes:
- a CDS encoding RNA polymerase sigma factor, whose product is MPTVLLYDDEKALFRKVAEGDEGAFRVLFDQHWDTVYGVALALTKSAAMAEEMAQDVFVKVWLKREKLAGVDNFEGYLFIIARNHIFNTFRRKIKFEAFTDHLLDYAQATVAATDTPDKQLLCNELEKLVEEAVEQLPPQQRTVYCMSRQQGLSQEEIANTLHISRHTVKSHMNKALHIIRTYLRHHATIEMLLICYFLAARTR